CGGGGACCCGGGCCGGGGACGGGACCCGAGGGAGTACCCGGGCCGCCCAGGAGCCCCGGACCCGCACGAAGCCCCCCGCACCGCGCCCGCTCCCGCACGCTGGGAGATGCCCGCCGGGCTTCCCGCGCTGATCGCCGAGCGGTCCGCCACCGCCCTCGCGCTCCCGGATCCCGAACCACTGCCCGCCACGCTCGCCCCGGCCGGGGACGGCGACACGTCCGGTCCCGGCCGCCGGCGGCTGCTCACCGCCGGGGCGGCCGGGGCCGTCCTCCTCGCCGGCGGTTCCACCGCGACCTGGATCGCCCTGCGGGGGAGAGGCGGGGGAGCGGGGGGAGGGCCGACCGGTTCCGGGAAGCCGCCCACGTACACGATCGGGCTCCACGCCGACCTCGGCGGCCCCGGACGGGCCACCGGACTGGCCCACCTGCGCGGCGCCCGGCTCGCCGTCGCCGACCACAACGCCCGTGCGGACCAGGCGTTCCGGCTCGCCCTGCGCACCGAGGACGACGCGGGGGATCCGGCGGCGGCCCTGCGGGCGGCCGGGCGGCTGGCGGCGGACCCCGAGGTCATCGCGGTCGTCGGCCCCACCGGAGACGTCCTGCGCGAGGACGTCGTCGCGCGGTACGCCGAGGAGCGGCTCGCCACCGTCGTCGTCGCGGCCGGCTCCACCACCGCCGACTCGGCCACCGCCCTCCACCTCTGCCTGATCCGCCCCCTCGACCGTATGCTCCCGCCCGGCCTCATCGGCTACCTGACCCGCACCCGCCCCGCGACCCGCATCCTGCTCGTCGAGGACGCCACCACCCCCGTACTCGCGACGGAGACCGGGGTCGCGTTCCGTGAGGCCACCCCCGCCGGCGCCACTCTCATCGAGCACCCCCTCGTCCGGGGGAACGCGGGCTTCGCCGCGGTCGCACGCAAGGCGGTGACCAGCAGGGCCGACGCCGTGGTGCTCGGCGGCGGCGACCCGGCGCGGGCCGCCCGCCTGGCCACCGCGCTGGCGGACGAGGGCTTCACCGGCAGCAGGGTCGCCGCCGGACCCGCCCTCGGGCCCGCCTTCCTCGCGGGCGCGGGGGCCGCCGCCGACGGCTGGGTCTTCGCCGAGGCGTACGCCGACCCCACGGCCCTCCCCTCGGCGGGCACGTTCACCGCCGCGCACCGCGAACGCTTCGGCGCGCCCCCGGCCACCTGGGCCGCAGAGGCGTACGACGCGGTCGGCCTGATCGCCCGCGCCGCCGGGGCCACCAGCGCCTCGGGGGAGGTGCGCAGCGGCATTCCCCGTCGGCTCGTGCGGACCGAGCACCGGGGGATCGTGCGCACCCTCGCCTTCGACGCCTCGACCCTCCGCGTGCGATTCGAGAACGGGATCTTCCTCTACCGGATCGAGAAGGGCCGCCCCCGCTTCCTGGGCCCGTTCGCCGACGTGTAGCCACCGCGGAGCCCTGGCGGCGGCAGCGTTCGGTGAAGCCGGGGCCAGGCGTGAAGATCTGCTGCGACCGCGCTTAAGAAATCCTCGATGGACCCGGGCCCCGTCGTACGGCAGATTGCTCGGTGACGGCCGAGGATGGCGCGTGGAGCCGTACGACGTGCAGAGCGGTAGGTCGTACAGCGGTATGCCGTGCGTCGTGCACCCGGGCGTCGTGCAGCCGTACGACGTGTCCCGTCCCGCCGCGCTCCCGCCACGGGGGCGACCACCCGAGAACCACCCCGGGCCGCAGGGTTCTTCCGACATGCCCCGAGGCCCGGGGTCATCCACCCGCGTACCGATCGCGTACCGACGTCAGGGAGCCGCAGCCGTGAAGGCACTCGTCAAGCAGAAGGCCGAACCCGGACTGTGGCTGATGGACGTGCCGGAGCCGGAGTACGGCCCCACCGACGTCCTGATCAAGGTCCTGCGCACCGGCATCTGCGGCACCGACCTGCACATCCGCGCCTATGACGGCTGGGCCCAGCAGGCGGTCACCACCCCGCTGATCCTCGGCCACGAGTTCGCCGGAGAGGTCGCCGCGACCGGCTCCGACGTCGCGGACATCGCGGTCGGCGACCTGGTCAGCGGCGAGGGCCACCTCGTCTGCGGCAAGTGCCGCAACTGCCTCGCCGGCCGTCGCCACCTCTGCCGCTCCACCGTCGGCCTCGGCGTCGGCCGGGACGGGGCGTTCGCGGAGTACGTGGTGCTGCCCGCCTCCAACGTGTGGGTGCACCGGGTCCCCGTCGACCTCGACATCGCGGCGATCTTCGACCCGTTCGGCAACGCCGTCCACACCGCGCTGTCCTTCCCGCTCGTCGGCGAGGACGTCCTGATCACCGGCGCCGGACCGATCGGCATCATGGCCGCCGCCGTCGCCCGGCACGCCGGGGCCCGCAACGTCGTCATCACCGACGTCAGCGAGGCCCGCCTCGCCCTCGCCCGCAAGGTCGGCGTCAGCCTCGCCCTCAACGTCGCGGACCGCACCATCGCGGACGGGCAGCGGGAACTCGGCCTGCGCGAGGGCTTCGACATCGGCCTGGAGATGTCCGGCCGCCCCGAGGCGATGCGGGACATGGTCGCGAACATGACGCACGGCGGCCGGATCGCGATGCTCGGCCTGCCCGCCGAGGAGTTCGCCGTCGACTGGTCCCGCATCGTCACCTCGATGATCACCATCAAGGGGATCTACGGCCGTGAGATGTACGAGACCTGGTACGCCATGTCCGTCCTGCTGGAGGGCGGACTCGACCTCGCCCCCGTGATCACCGGCCGGTACGGCTTCCGCGACTACGAAGCGGCCTTCGACGACGCCGCGAGCGGCCTCGGCGGCAAGGTCATCCTCGACTGGACCGTCTGACCCACCGACCGGCCTCCCGACCGCCCTTCGCTCTGGCCCCTCGTCCCTCGCCCTTGATCCCTTAAGGAATCCGCATGTTCGACTCCGTACGCGACGACCTGCGCACCACCCTCGACGAGATCCGCGCCGCCGGCCTGCACAAGCCCGAGCGCGTGATCGGCACCCCGCAGTCCGCGACCGTGGCCGTCACCGCCGGCGGGCGCGCGGGCGAGGTCCTCAACTTCTGCGCCAACAACTACCTGGGCCTCGCCGACCACCCCGAGGTCATCGCCGCCGCGCACGAGGCGCTGGACCGCTGGGGCTACGGCATGGCCTCGGTCCGTTTCATCTGCGGCACCCAGGAGGTCCACAAGGAGCTGGAGCAGCGGCTCTCGGCCTTCCTCGGCCAGGAGGACACGATCCTCTACTCCTCCTGCTTCGACGCCAACGGCGGCGTCTTCGAGACGCTGCTCGGCCCCGAGGACGCCGTCATCTCCGACGCCCTCAACCACGCCTCGATCATCGACGGCATCCGCCTCTCCAAGGCGAAGCGCCACCGCTACGCCAACCGCGACATGGGCGAGCTGGAGACGCAGCTCAAGGAGGCGTCCGGGGCCCGCCGCCGCCTCATCGTCACCGACGGCGTCTTCTCCATGGACGGTTACGTCGCCCCGCTCCAGGAGATCTGCGACCTGGCCGACCGCTACGACGCCATGGTCATGGTCGACGACTCGCACGCCGTCGGCTTCGTCGGCCCCGGCGGACGCGGCACGCCCGAACTGCACGGCGTCATGGACCGGGTCGACATCATCACCGGCACCCTCGGCAAGGCGCTGGGCGGAGCCTCCGGCGGTTACGTCGCGGCCCGCGCGGAGATCGTCGCCCTGCTGCGCCAGCGCTCGCGCCCGTACCTCTTCTCCAACTCCCTCGCCCCGGTCATCGCCGCCGCCTCCCTCAAGGTCATCGACCTGCTGGAGTCCGCCGGGGACCTGCGCGAGCAGCTCAACGCCAACACCGCGCTCTTCCGCACCCGGATGACCGAGGAGGGCTTCGACATCCTGCCCGGCGACCACGCGATCGCCCCCGTCATGATCGGCGACGCGGGCAGGGCGGGCCGGATGGCGGAACTGCTCCTGGAGCGCGGGGTGTACGTGATCGGCTTCTCCTACCCGGTCGTCCCGCAGGACGCGGCCCGGATCCGGGTCCAGCTCTCCGCCGCGCACTCCACGGACGACGTGAACCGCGCCGTGGACGCGTTCGTCGACGCCCGGGCCGCCCTGGACGCGGAGGCGTAACCGCTCACCGGGTCTGGCAGCCGCCGCGACCTGGGACAATGGGCACATGATCGATGCGCGGCGGTTGCGAATCCTCCGTGCGGTGGCCGACCACCGCACGGTGACCGCGGCCGCCGCCGCGTTGTACCTGACGCCCTCCGCCGTCTCCCAGCAGCTCGCCGCCCTGGAGCAGGAGACCGGCCACCGGCTCGTCGAACGCGGTGCGCGCGGCGCCCGGCTCACCGCCGCGGGGGAGATCCTGCTGAGCCACACCAACGTGGTCCTGGCCCAGCTGGAGCGGGCCGAGGCGGAGCTGGCCGACTACAGCGCGGGCGTCGCCGGTACGGTCACGGTCGCCGCGTTCGCCACCGGCATCGGCCTCGTCCTCGCCCCCACCCTCACCGAGCTGGCCCGCACCGCGCCCGGCATCCGGGTCAAGGTCCAGGACGCGGAGGGCGACGCGAGCGTGCCGATGGTGCTGGACCGGCAGGTCGACGTGGCGGTGGCCGTCGAATACCGGGGCGCGCCCGCCGAGGACGACCGCCGCCTGACCCGCGTCCCCCTGTACTCGGAGCCGTTCGACGCGGTGCTCCCGGTGGACCACCGGCTCGCGGACCAGGACCAGGTGGCGGTCGCCGACCTCGCGAAGGACCCGTGGATCGGGCCCTACCCGGGCAACCCCTGCCATGACGTGGTGGTCCTGGCCTGCGAGTTCGCCGGGTTCGCCCCCCGCCTCGAACACTCCTCGGACGACTTCCGCGCCGTGGTCGCCCTGGCCGGGGCCGGCGCCGGAGTGGCCCTGGTGCCCCGGTCCGCGCTGCGCGGGATGGAGCTGACCGGGGTGGTCGTGCGCCCCGTCGAGGGGAGCGCCCCCACCCGCCGCGTCTTCGCGGCCGTACGGCAGGGGGCCGAGGGCCATCCGCTGATCCGGCCGGTGCTGGACGCGATGGAGGCGGTGGCCGTGCGGGAAGCGGGCCTGGCGCGGGTCTGAATCCGGCACGCGCCCTGCCCCCGCCGCCCTTCGGCCCGCTCCTCCGTCCACCCGGTCCGCTCCGCCGCCTCTCACCCCGCCCGGCGTCCCAGGACGAAGCGTCCCCCGGCCGACGCGCCCGGGACCAGCGTCCCGGCCGCCGCGGCGAGCGCCACGGCCCCCGCGATCACCGCGTAGTGCACCGGCGGAAGATACGGCGCCGTGCCCGCCAGCGAGACGGCGAACGCGGTCAGCGGGACCGCGGCCACCGCCGTTCCGATCACCAGCCCGGCGAAGGTGACCAGGCCGGTCTCCAGCACCAGCATCCGCCGGAGCTGCCGCCGCCCGGTGCCGACCATCCGCAGCAGCCGGAACTCGCCCCGGCGGCCGATCGTGATCAGCGCCAGCGTGCTCACCACGGCCAGCAGCGCGAAGCCGCCGATCACCCCGACGCCGATGACGATCACGGCGTTGTCCCCGTCCGACACCGGCGGAGCGATCGCCACGTCGTCGCCCGTGGCGGCCCGCACCACGACCCCGCCGCCGTACGGGGCCAGCGCCCGACGCACCGCGGCCGCGGGGTCCGCACCGGACCCGGACCCGGACGCGGCCTGGGACCCGGACCCGGTCTCGGCTCCGGCCCCGGTCCGGATCAGCACGACCTGGTCCCGCGCGGCCGAGACATGGCCCGCCAGCGCCTCGCGCGGGAAGAGGAACTCGCCCAGGCCCAGCGCGTGTCCGTACACCGCGACGACCCGGGGCTCCACCCGCGTACCGTCGCCGAGCCGCAGCGCGACCCGGTCCCCGGGGCCGACGTCCAGGCTCTTCGCCCGGTCCGCCCCGACCGCGACGGCGTCCCCCCCCGTGAGCCGGTCCAGGTCGCCCGCCGTGACGCGCGGGTCGAGCGTGCCGGACAGACCGCGCGCCTCCACGCCCAGCACGGGCAGCCGGGTCAGCACCGGCTCGCCCGCCTGCCGGTCGGCCAGGACGACCGTCGAACGCAGCACCCCGGTCGCCGCCGCGACCCCCGGCGCCTCCCGCACCGCCTCGGCCGCTCCGGCGGGCAGCCCCGCCCCGCCGCCCGTCGCCACCAGGTTCGCCCGCAGCGCGGCGGAGGCCTGGTGGCCGGAGGCCCGCTCCATTGTCGGCCCCGAGGCGAGCTGCACGCAGACGAACGCGACCACCAGCACGATCGGGGTGAACGCGGTGGCGAGCCGCCGGGTGTGCGCCGAGGCGGCCCGCTCGGCCAGGAACCCCGAGACCCCGCCCGCCTTCCGCATCGGACGGCCCAGCACGCCCAGGGCGATCCGGGAGATCCGGGGCCCCAGCAGAGCGACCGCGATCACCAGGGACATCGCCGCGCCCGAGGCGGCGGCGCCCGCCGCCTGACCGCTCTGCGTCGTCGCGACCCCCGCCGAGCTGATCCCGGCGAACGCCAGCACCACCCCCGCCACGTCACGGAACCGTCCCGGCTCGCTCGGCTCGTCCGCCGTCGCCGCACCCAACGCGGCGGCCGGCCGCAGCCGGGTGATGGACCGGGCGGCGAGCATCGCCACCGGCCGCGCCAGCAGCGCTACCAGCAGCCCGCCGGCCAGCACCGCGGCGGGCGGCAGCCACCACGGCACCGGCAGCGGCAGCGGACCGGTCGTCAGCAGCGAACGCATCGCGAGACCCAGGGGCACGGACCCGACGCCGCCCAGCAGCGCCGCCGCCGCCGACACCCGGCCCGCCTCCCGGCCGATCGCGGACCGCAGCTGACGGGGCGAGGCCCCCACCGCCCGCAGCAGCGCCAGCTCCCCGGACCGCTGACGGATCGCCTGCGACAGCGTCGAGGCGATCACGAGGATCGCCACCATCAGCACGGTGCCGCCGATCGAACCGAGCAGGGCCAACTGGTCCCCGCGTCCGCCGAGCGCGTCCACGTGCTCGGCCTCCCCGCGCTCCGCACCCGTCAGGACCCGCACGCCCCGGTCCGACCCGGGGACGCCCGAACGCTCGGGCAGCACCGCGCCGATCGCGTCCCGCAGCGCGTCCCGCGAGACGCCCGGCTCCGCGACCACGCCGATCGCGTCGATCCGGCCCGGGTGCCCGGCCAGCGCGGTCAGCCGGGACTCGGTGAAGAACACGGCCGGGGGAGCGTCGCCGCCGTGCCCGGTGCGGGCGATCCCGCTGACCGTGTACGTCCGGGCGGCTCCGTCGGCCCGCAGCACGACCCGCCCGCCAGGGGCGTGGCCGCCCGCCGCGAGCACGCCGTCCAGGACGACCTCGGTCGCGTCCCTCGGGGCACGCCCCTCGGCCAGCGCGTACCGGGTCAGCGCGGCGGACGGCCAGGAGCGGCCCACCGCGGGCCGCCCGTCGCCCGTGGACACCGGCACCGAATCGTCCGCGACGGCCTGCGCCACGCCGTCGGCCCCCGCCACCGCGGCCAGCACCGACCGGTCCAGACGGGCCCGCTCGGGCAGGTACGCCGTCGTGGTCCGCGGTTCGCTGCCCCACGGCTTCGCCGTGTACGACACCTTCTGGTCCGCCGCCACCACCGCGTCCGCGCCCGCGTACCGCTGCACCGGAGGCGCCGCCACCAGCAGCGAGCCGATGACGAACGCGAACGCGCCGATCAGCGCGGCGGCGGCGCCCGTCGCCACGATCACCGCCGCCCAGGCCCGCCGATGCGTGGCCAGCGACCGCCGGGCCAGGAACGCCGACGCCCGCCGCGACCCCTGCCGTACCCCCAGCGGCTCCCGGGCCGCCGTACCCGTACGTCTGTTCCGCGCGGCCGCCGACTCCGGGGCCGCCGTGCCCGTACGCCTCTTCATCCTCATCGCAGCCGACCGCCGTCCATCGTCAGGACGGTGTCCGCCCAGCTCGCCGCCACCGGGTCATGGGTGACCATCACGACCGTGCGGCCCTCGATCCGTACGGCGTCCCGCAGCAGCGCCAGCACCAGCGCCGCCGACTCCGGGTCGAGGGAGGCGGTCGGCTCGTCCGCGAAGATCACCTCGGGCTCCGTCACCAGCGCCCGCGCCACCGCGACCCGCTGCTGCTGGCCGCCCGACAGCGTCGACGGCCCGTCGCCGCCACGCCCCGCGAGACCAACCCGGGCCAGCAACTCCCGCCCCCGCGCCAGCACATCGGGGCCGCCCGGATCCGCGCCGCCCAGCACCAGCGGCAGCACCACGTTCTCCTCGATGGACAGCGACGGCACCAGATTGAGCGCGTGCGACTGGAAGACGAAGCCGATCCGGTCCCGGCGCAGCCGGGTCAGCGCCGCCTCCGAGAGCGACCCGAGGTCCGTGCCGCCGATCCTGACCGTCCCCGAGGTCGGCCGGTCCAGGCCCGCGGCGACCTGGAGGAAGGTGCTCTTGCCCGAACCCGAAGGCCCGACCACCGCGGTGAAACTTCCGGCCGGGACCCGGCAACTGACCCCGTCGAGCGCCGTCGTCCTCCGGCTGCTCCCGCGCCGTCCGTAGCTCCGGCTCACCCCCTCCAGACCGAGCGCGGCTCCCTGCTCCACCATCGTCGTACCCACTGTTCGCCTCCACCGTCCCCGTACTGTCCGACCTGCTAGAACGCTATGAGCCGGGAGACGGCCGGGCGAGGGTGCGCACTACCGGACCGGGGGTGCAGCCAGCTCCACCCCCGCCCGGGGGACCGCACCCCTCCGGCGGTGGGACCGCCCCCGTACCGTGGGCTGCCATGAGCAGCTCACCACCCGGTCCCCTCACGGTCGCCGTCCGGCGTTCCTGGGGCGCCTCGCGCTACCTCCTCATCGGCATCGGGGTCGCGATGCTGACCTACGTCGGCGCGTTCCTGGTGGTGGCGGCCCTCCTGTTCGCGGTCGCGATCATCGGGCTGCCCGCACTGCCGGAGGCCGCCACCCTGCTGCGCCGGGCCGCCTCGGCGGAGAGCCGCAGAGCGGCGGCCCGGCTCGGGCCGGGACACCGCCCCGCCTCCTATCCGCCCCTGGGCGGCGTCGAGTTGCCCGAACGGGTCCGGCGGACGCTCACCGACCGGACCACCTGGCGGCTCGCGCTCTGGCTGCCCGTCCAGACGTTCTTCGGCATGGGGCTCGGCTACCTCACGATGATCCTGTGGCCCGTCGCCCTGCTGGTGGACGGCGTCGCGCTGTCCGTCGTGGGGCTGGTGGACCGGCGGCGGGCCGACGAGTACGGCATCGAGCCGCCCGACCGGCCGGGCTGGGCACTGCGCTGGCACCCGGTGCTGGCCGACCTCTCGGCGGGCTGGACCATGGCCCTGCTCGCCCCGCCGCCCGCCGCCGAACTCACCGAGCGGATCGCCCACCTCACCGAGAGCCGGGCCGGCGCGGTCGCCGCGCACGGGGCCGAACTGCGGCGCATCGAGCGGGACCTGCACGACGGCGCCCAGGCCAGGATCGTCGCCCTGTCGATGCGGATCGGGCTCGCCAAGCAGCTCCTGGACCGCGATCCGGCCGCCGCGCGGGCCCGCCTGGACGAGGCGCAGGACGGGGCCGAAGCCGCGCTCGCCGAGCTGCGGCACGTCGTGCGCGGCATCCACCCACCGGTCCTCACCGACCGCGGACTGGCCGGTGCCGTACGGGCGTTGGCCGCCGACGTCCCCGTGCCCGTCACGGCGGACCTGGACGGGGTGGAGGACGGGCGGCGGCTGCCCGCCGCGATCGAGGCCGCCGCCTACTTCGTGGTCGCCGAGGCGCTCACCAACATCAGCAAGCACAGCGGCGCCACCGCCGCCCGGGTCCGGATCGACCGGCCCCCCGGCCTCCTGCGGGTGACCATCGGCG
The nucleotide sequence above comes from Streptomyces sp. NBC_01116. Encoded proteins:
- a CDS encoding ABC transporter substrate-binding protein — its product is MRPLTSEDPRTVGPYRTLVRLGAGGMGVVYLARSAGGTLAAVKVIRAEHADDPGFRARFRREAGAAARITGPWVVPVLGADTEDREPWLATAFVPGPSLAEVVGAGGALPTATVRALGSRLAEALVAVHEAGLIHRDVKPGNVLLALDGPRLIDFGIARHEGATALTTTGAVIGTPGYLAPEQASAGPLGPPCDVFSLGCVLVYAATGRPPFGAGGGAGALFRTIHEEPDLTGVEPGLAPLISACLAKDPADRPAAGRVRDALTARAPGDLGDPGRGRDPREYPGRPGAPDPHEAPRTAPAPARWEMPAGLPALIAERSATALALPDPEPLPATLAPAGDGDTSGPGRRRLLTAGAAGAVLLAGGSTATWIALRGRGGGAGGGPTGSGKPPTYTIGLHADLGGPGRATGLAHLRGARLAVADHNARADQAFRLALRTEDDAGDPAAALRAAGRLAADPEVIAVVGPTGDVLREDVVARYAEERLATVVVAAGSTTADSATALHLCLIRPLDRMLPPGLIGYLTRTRPATRILLVEDATTPVLATETGVAFREATPAGATLIEHPLVRGNAGFAAVARKAVTSRADAVVLGGGDPARAARLATALADEGFTGSRVAAGPALGPAFLAGAGAAADGWVFAEAYADPTALPSAGTFTAAHRERFGAPPATWAAEAYDAVGLIARAAGATSASGEVRSGIPRRLVRTEHRGIVRTLAFDASTLRVRFENGIFLYRIEKGRPRFLGPFADV
- the tdh gene encoding L-threonine 3-dehydrogenase, which produces MKALVKQKAEPGLWLMDVPEPEYGPTDVLIKVLRTGICGTDLHIRAYDGWAQQAVTTPLILGHEFAGEVAATGSDVADIAVGDLVSGEGHLVCGKCRNCLAGRRHLCRSTVGLGVGRDGAFAEYVVLPASNVWVHRVPVDLDIAAIFDPFGNAVHTALSFPLVGEDVLITGAGPIGIMAAAVARHAGARNVVITDVSEARLALARKVGVSLALNVADRTIADGQRELGLREGFDIGLEMSGRPEAMRDMVANMTHGGRIAMLGLPAEEFAVDWSRIVTSMITIKGIYGREMYETWYAMSVLLEGGLDLAPVITGRYGFRDYEAAFDDAASGLGGKVILDWTV
- a CDS encoding glycine C-acetyltransferase; amino-acid sequence: MFDSVRDDLRTTLDEIRAAGLHKPERVIGTPQSATVAVTAGGRAGEVLNFCANNYLGLADHPEVIAAAHEALDRWGYGMASVRFICGTQEVHKELEQRLSAFLGQEDTILYSSCFDANGGVFETLLGPEDAVISDALNHASIIDGIRLSKAKRHRYANRDMGELETQLKEASGARRRLIVTDGVFSMDGYVAPLQEICDLADRYDAMVMVDDSHAVGFVGPGGRGTPELHGVMDRVDIITGTLGKALGGASGGYVAARAEIVALLRQRSRPYLFSNSLAPVIAAASLKVIDLLESAGDLREQLNANTALFRTRMTEEGFDILPGDHAIAPVMIGDAGRAGRMAELLLERGVYVIGFSYPVVPQDAARIRVQLSAAHSTDDVNRAVDAFVDARAALDAEA
- a CDS encoding LysR family transcriptional regulator — protein: MIDARRLRILRAVADHRTVTAAAAALYLTPSAVSQQLAALEQETGHRLVERGARGARLTAAGEILLSHTNVVLAQLERAEAELADYSAGVAGTVTVAAFATGIGLVLAPTLTELARTAPGIRVKVQDAEGDASVPMVLDRQVDVAVAVEYRGAPAEDDRRLTRVPLYSEPFDAVLPVDHRLADQDQVAVADLAKDPWIGPYPGNPCHDVVVLACEFAGFAPRLEHSSDDFRAVVALAGAGAGVALVPRSALRGMELTGVVVRPVEGSAPTRRVFAAVRQGAEGHPLIRPVLDAMEAVAVREAGLARV
- a CDS encoding FtsX-like permease family protein, coding for MKRRTGTAAPESAAARNRRTGTAAREPLGVRQGSRRASAFLARRSLATHRRAWAAVIVATGAAAALIGAFAFVIGSLLVAAPPVQRYAGADAVVAADQKVSYTAKPWGSEPRTTTAYLPERARLDRSVLAAVAGADGVAQAVADDSVPVSTGDGRPAVGRSWPSAALTRYALAEGRAPRDATEVVLDGVLAAGGHAPGGRVVLRADGAARTYTVSGIARTGHGGDAPPAVFFTESRLTALAGHPGRIDAIGVVAEPGVSRDALRDAIGAVLPERSGVPGSDRGVRVLTGAERGEAEHVDALGGRGDQLALLGSIGGTVLMVAILVIASTLSQAIRQRSGELALLRAVGASPRQLRSAIGREAGRVSAAAALLGGVGSVPLGLAMRSLLTTGPLPLPVPWWLPPAAVLAGGLLVALLARPVAMLAARSITRLRPAAALGAATADEPSEPGRFRDVAGVVLAFAGISSAGVATTQSGQAAGAAASGAAMSLVIAVALLGPRISRIALGVLGRPMRKAGGVSGFLAERAASAHTRRLATAFTPIVLVVAFVCVQLASGPTMERASGHQASAALRANLVATGGGAGLPAGAAEAVREAPGVAAATGVLRSTVVLADRQAGEPVLTRLPVLGVEARGLSGTLDPRVTAGDLDRLTGGDAVAVGADRAKSLDVGPGDRVALRLGDGTRVEPRVVAVYGHALGLGEFLFPREALAGHVSAARDQVVLIRTGAGAETGSGSQAASGSGSGADPAAAVRRALAPYGGGVVVRAATGDDVAIAPPVSDGDNAVIVIGVGVIGGFALLAVVSTLALITIGRRGEFRLLRMVGTGRRQLRRMLVLETGLVTFAGLVIGTAVAAVPLTAFAVSLAGTAPYLPPVHYAVIAGAVALAAAAGTLVPGASAGGRFVLGRRAG
- a CDS encoding ABC transporter ATP-binding protein codes for the protein MVEQGAALGLEGVSRSYGRRGSSRRTTALDGVSCRVPAGSFTAVVGPSGSGKSTFLQVAAGLDRPTSGTVRIGGTDLGSLSEAALTRLRRDRIGFVFQSHALNLVPSLSIEENVVLPLVLGGADPGGPDVLARGRELLARVGLAGRGGDGPSTLSGGQQQRVAVARALVTEPEVIFADEPTASLDPESAALVLALLRDAVRIEGRTVVMVTHDPVAASWADTVLTMDGGRLR
- a CDS encoding histidine kinase; the protein is MSSSPPGPLTVAVRRSWGASRYLLIGIGVAMLTYVGAFLVVAALLFAVAIIGLPALPEAATLLRRAASAESRRAAARLGPGHRPASYPPLGGVELPERVRRTLTDRTTWRLALWLPVQTFFGMGLGYLTMILWPVALLVDGVALSVVGLVDRRRADEYGIEPPDRPGWALRWHPVLADLSAGWTMALLAPPPAAELTERIAHLTESRAGAVAAHGAELRRIERDLHDGAQARIVALSMRIGLAKQLLDRDPAAARARLDEAQDGAEAALAELRHVVRGIHPPVLTDRGLAGAVRALAADVPVPVTADLDGVEDGRRLPAAIEAAAYFVVAEALTNISKHSGATAARVRIDRPPGLLRVTIGDDGRGGADERAGSGLVGIRRRVAALDGATRVSSPAGGPTDIEVELPCGS